The sequence GCGTGCTTGAAGATCTCGCGGATCTCTTCACGGAATTCGGCCGTCCACAGATGCGGGTTTTCGAGTTTGATCTGGTTGATGAGGTCGATGCCGAAGTTGCAGTGCATCGACTCGTCACGCAGGATGTATTGGTACTGTTCCGCTGCGCCCGTCATCTTGTTCTGCCGGCCGAGCGCAAGGATTTGCGTAAACCCGACGTAGAAGAACAGGCCCTCCATCACGCAGGCGAACACGATCAGCGACTTGAGCAGCTTCTGGTCGGCTTCGAGCGTGCCGGTCGTGAAGGCCGGATCGGTCAGCGTTTGGATGAACGGAATCAGGAATTCGTCCTTGTCACGGATCGACTTGACCTCGTGATAGGCGTTGAAGATCTCGCCCTCGTCGAGACTGAGCGACTCGACGATGTATTGGTAAGCGTGCGTATGGATCGCCTCTTCGAACGCCTGGCGCAGCAGGAACTGCCGGCACTCGGGCGCCGTGATGTGGCGGTAGGTGCCCAGCACGATGTTGTTCGCGGCGAGCGAGTCGGCGGTCACGAAGAAGCCGAGGTTGCGCTTGACGATGCGGCGCTCGTCTTCGGTGAGGCCGTTCGGGTCTTTCCACAGCGCGATGTCGCGGGACATGTTGATTTCCTGCGGCATCCAGTGGTTTGCGCAACCCGCCAGATACTTCTCCCACGCCCACTTGTACTTGAACGGCACGAGCTGATTGACGTCAGTCTTGCCGTTGATGATGCGCTTGTCGGCGACGTTCACGCGCGCTTCGGAAGCGCCGGCCGGTGCAGCAGTGGCTGCGTCGGCATACGGAGCGACTGCAAAGTCGCCTGCGAAAATGTCCTTCGCCGAGGGAGCGTGAGTGGCAGCGCGCGTCGCTACTTGCGCTCCGACAGCCGATCCCGCGGGGTTGCGCAACGCGTTGTGTTGCGAACCGCTCGAGGGAATTGCGGCAGTGATCTCGTCATCCCAGTTGAGCATAAATTCTCACCATCAATTTAGATCGGTTTGTACCATCTTTTCGTTAGCGATAAAAGGGTTCGCTCACGAAAAATCCTGTTTTCGATTCGCGTTGCAACCTACATACAACACTTTGATCTTCACGTCGTCTTCGACACATCGCGTGATGTGTTCGAAGCGTGAGTCTTAGAGGTGCTTCGCATTGTCGATCGGGTATCGAAGCGAGGTGATTTCGATACCTCTTGTGTGCGCTTCGATGACCATCCGGCAACGTCGCCTGCTGTGTCGCCGAGTCTTTATCGTTAGGGTTTCAACGGCTCGGCGAAGTTCAAAGAATCCGCACTGCGCTGCACCTTCTTCTCGGCCGGCGACAGACTTCTTCGTCGCTTCGCTTCCATCGTGTGACTACTGTTCGGGAAGAGCGGCGCGCCCTTCTGCTTCATGTTGCACGCCGCCCTCTCATCGCGTGTGCGCTACGGCACTCACGCGGTTACTGACAGGCTTCGCACTCGTCGAAACCCGGGTCGCCCGGACGCATCATGCACACGGGACCATCCACTTCCACCTCCGGTTGAGCAGCAACCGGCGCGCCTGCCGCCGCTGCCGCGTTCATGGCGCCCGACGACGAAGCGCCGCTCATCGCGCCACCGATCGAACCGCCCGCGCCGAAGCCGCCGGCAGCACCGCCCGCGCCGCCTTCCGACGAAGGCACAGCGTTCAGCGCGCCGTGCGCGACCGTCGACTTCTCAACGTGCGTCGCCGCCATCGTGCGCAGGTAGTAAGTCGTCTTCAGGCCACGCAGCCAAGCGAGCTTGTAGACCTCGTCGAGCTTCTTGCCCGATGCGCCCGCCATGTAGATGTTGAGCGACTGCGCCTGGTCGATCCACTTCTGACGACGCGCCGCCGCCTCGACGAGCCATGTCGCGTCGACTTCGAACGCCGTCGCGTAGATCGCGCGCAGATCGGCCGGAATGCGGTCGATGCGCGAGAGCGTGCCGTCGAAGTACTTGAGGTCGGCAACCATCACCTCGTCCCACAGACCGCGCGCCTTCAGGTCGCGCACCAGGTAGTCGTTGACCACCGTGAATTCGCCCGACAGATTCGACTTCACATAGAGGTTCTGGAAGGTCGGCTCGATGCACGCGGACACGCCGATGATGTTCGAGATCGTCGCCGTCGGCGCGATCGCGACGCAGTTCGAGTTGCGCATGCCGTAGTCGGCGATGCGCGAGCGCAGCGCCGGCCAGTCCATCGACTCGCTCGAATCCACTTCGACATAGCCGCCGCGCGCTTCGGCCAGCAGCTTCAGCGAGTCTTGCGGAAGGATGCCGCGATCCCACAGCGAGCCGCGGTAGCTCGAGTAGCGGCCGCGCTCTTCGGCCAGCTCGGTGGACGCGTAGTACGCGTAGTAGCAGACCGCTTCCATCGAGCGGTCGGCGAACTCGACGGCCGCCTCCGATGCGTACGGCGTGCGCAGCATGTGCAGGCAGTCCTGGAAGCCCATGATGCCGAGACCGACCGGACGGTGCTTCAGGTTCGAGTTACGCGCCTTCGCGACGGCGTAGTAGTTGATGTCGATGACGTTGTCGAGCATCCGCATCGCAACGCTGACCGTGCGCTTGAGCTTCTCGTGGTCGAGCGCATAGCTGCCGTCGGCCTGCTTCGTCAGGTGCGCGACGAGGTTCACCGAGCCCAGGTTACAAACGGCGATTTCGGCGTCGCTCGTGTTCAGCGTGATCTCGGTACACAGGTTCGACGAGTGGACGACGCCGACGTGCTGTTGCGGCGAGCGCACATTGCACGGATCCTTGAACGTGATCCACGGATGGCCGGTCTCGAACAGCATGCCGAGCATCTTGCGCCACAGCTGCGCCGCCGGAATCTTCTTGAACAGCTTGATCTCGCCGCGCGCGACCTTGTCTTCGTAAGCCGTGTAAGCCGCTTCGAACTCGGCACCGAACTTGTCGTGCAGGTCCGGGCAGGTCGACGGCGAGAACAGCGTCCAGTCGCCGCCTTCCATCACGCGCTTCATGAACAGGTCGGGAATCCAGTTCGCCGTGTTCATGTCGTGCGTACGGCGACGGTCGTCACCGGTGTTCTTGCGCAGCTCGAGGAATTCCTCGATGTCGAGGTGCCACGATTCCAGGTACGCGCAGACCGCGCCCTTGCGCTTGCCGCCCTGGTTCACGGCGACGGCCGTGTCGTTGACGACCTTCAGGAACGGCACGACGCCCTGCGACTTGCCGTTGGTGCCCTTGATGTGCGAGCCGAGCGCGCGCACGCGGGTCCAGTCGTTGCCGAGGCCGCCGGCGAACTTCGAGAGCAGCGCGTTTTCCTTCAGCGCCTCGTAGATGCCGTCGAGATCGTCCGCGACCGTCGTCAGGTAGCACGACGACAGCTGCGAGCGGCGCGTACCCGAGTTGAAGAGCGTCGGCGTCGAGCTCATGAAGTCGAAGGTCGACAGCACGTTGTAGAACTCGATCGCGCGCGCTTCGCGGTCGATCTCGTTCAGCGCGAGCCCCATCGCGACACGCATAAAGAATGCCTGCGGCATCTCGATACGGGTGCCGTCGACGTGCAGGAAGTAGCGGTCATAGAGCGTCTGCAGGCCGAGGTAGCCGAACTGCAGGTCGCGCTCGGCGTCGAGCGCGGCGCCCAGGCGCTTCAAGTCGAACTGCAGCAGCTTCTCGTCGAGCAGCTCGGCTTCGACACCGCGCTTCAAGAACTGCGGGAAGTACTCGACATAGCGCTCGCCCATTTCGCCTTGCGTGACTTCCTCTTCGAGGATTTCGCGGCGGATCGTGTGCAGCAGGATGCGTGCGGTGACCTGGCTGTACGCCGGGTCCTTCTCGATCATCGTGCGAGCAGCGAGGATGGCCGAGTCGTAGACCTGGCTCATCGGTACGCCGTCGTAGAGGTTCTTGACCGTCTCGGCGACGATCGGCTCGGCGGAAACCGCGTCGCCGAGGTTCGCGCAGGCCGACTCGATCAGCGCGGTAAGCGCCTTCATATCGAGCGGACGCGAGATGCCGTTATCGACGACGTTCAGGCCCGAGCTCGGCGCGCTTTCGTCTTCCGCGTGACGCTCCTGATTGCGCTTCTCGCGATACAGCACATAAGCGCGCGCGACGTTGTGCTCGCCGCCGCGCATGAGCGCCAGTTCGACCTGGTCCTGGATGTCTTCGATATGGAACGTGCCGCCGTTCGGACGGCTGCGCAGAAGCGCGCGCACGACGCTTTGCGTGAGCTGCTCGACGAGCTCGCGCACGCGCGCGGACGCGGCGCCCTGTCCGCCGTTGACGGCCAGAAACGCCTTCGTCACCGCAATCGCGATCTTCGACGGCTCGAACGACACCACACTGCCATTGCGGCGGATCACCTTGTAATCCGCGAAGGTAGCCTGTGGCGCGAGCGCTTGGGCGCTCTGTGCTTGCCCGCCGAGGGTGCGGCCGGTAGGCGCGCCTTCGTGCTGGCTCGTCACGTTGTCGGTCGTTTGCATGTGCAAAGCTCCTGGTCTTGTTGGATGGTGCGGAGAGACCCGCGGGTTAAAACACTCGCTGCGCATCCCCGTGCGCGAACGAATAAGTGGAAGAAAAGCGGCGGCACAGAACGGCCGCGCGGGACAACGTGGATTCGACGATGATCGCTTTCATCTTGGTTATCACCATTCCCCGACTGCGCTTTTCTTCTTTGACAGCGCTGCGCGAGATTGGATGTCCCGTCGCAGCGCTTCTTTGATTGCAACGCTGGCAATGCTTGCGGCACCGGGCCTTCGAGGCCGGGTGCCGCCGGGTCAAAGACACAAGATCTTGTGCAAGTGCGTCTGACTGGCACCAAGTATAGTGGACTTAGGCGCCAACTCAAAAACCTTTATTTGGTGTCGGACGCTTGACTTTTCACACAGCCAGACGAGACAAGGGATCGCCCGGAAAGCAAGGCGCAGCAACGTTCTTCGACTTGCCTAAGCATTGAGCAACGAACGTGCGCGGGCTT comes from Trinickia violacea and encodes:
- a CDS encoding ribonucleotide-diphosphate reductase subunit beta; its protein translation is MLNWDDEITAAIPSSGSQHNALRNPAGSAVGAQVATRAATHAPSAKDIFAGDFAVAPYADAATAAPAGASEARVNVADKRIINGKTDVNQLVPFKYKWAWEKYLAGCANHWMPQEINMSRDIALWKDPNGLTEDERRIVKRNLGFFVTADSLAANNIVLGTYRHITAPECRQFLLRQAFEEAIHTHAYQYIVESLSLDEGEIFNAYHEVKSIRDKDEFLIPFIQTLTDPAFTTGTLEADQKLLKSLIVFACVMEGLFFYVGFTQILALGRQNKMTGAAEQYQYILRDESMHCNFGIDLINQIKLENPHLWTAEFREEIREIFKHAVDLEYRYAEDTMPRGVLGLNASMFKSYLRFICNRRCQQIGLDPLFPNEENPFPWMSEMIDLKKERNFFETRVIEYQTGGALSWE
- a CDS encoding ribonucleoside-diphosphate reductase subunit alpha is translated as MQTTDNVTSQHEGAPTGRTLGGQAQSAQALAPQATFADYKVIRRNGSVVSFEPSKIAIAVTKAFLAVNGGQGAASARVRELVEQLTQSVVRALLRSRPNGGTFHIEDIQDQVELALMRGGEHNVARAYVLYREKRNQERHAEDESAPSSGLNVVDNGISRPLDMKALTALIESACANLGDAVSAEPIVAETVKNLYDGVPMSQVYDSAILAARTMIEKDPAYSQVTARILLHTIRREILEEEVTQGEMGERYVEYFPQFLKRGVEAELLDEKLLQFDLKRLGAALDAERDLQFGYLGLQTLYDRYFLHVDGTRIEMPQAFFMRVAMGLALNEIDREARAIEFYNVLSTFDFMSSTPTLFNSGTRRSQLSSCYLTTVADDLDGIYEALKENALLSKFAGGLGNDWTRVRALGSHIKGTNGKSQGVVPFLKVVNDTAVAVNQGGKRKGAVCAYLESWHLDIEEFLELRKNTGDDRRRTHDMNTANWIPDLFMKRVMEGGDWTLFSPSTCPDLHDKFGAEFEAAYTAYEDKVARGEIKLFKKIPAAQLWRKMLGMLFETGHPWITFKDPCNVRSPQQHVGVVHSSNLCTEITLNTSDAEIAVCNLGSVNLVAHLTKQADGSYALDHEKLKRTVSVAMRMLDNVIDINYYAVAKARNSNLKHRPVGLGIMGFQDCLHMLRTPYASEAAVEFADRSMEAVCYYAYYASTELAEERGRYSSYRGSLWDRGILPQDSLKLLAEARGGYVEVDSSESMDWPALRSRIADYGMRNSNCVAIAPTATISNIIGVSACIEPTFQNLYVKSNLSGEFTVVNDYLVRDLKARGLWDEVMVADLKYFDGTLSRIDRIPADLRAIYATAFEVDATWLVEAAARRQKWIDQAQSLNIYMAGASGKKLDEVYKLAWLRGLKTTYYLRTMAATHVEKSTVAHGALNAVPSSEGGAGGAAGGFGAGGSIGGAMSGASSSGAMNAAAAAGAPVAAQPEVEVDGPVCMMRPGDPGFDECEACQ